CGATCCTGCCCGTAGCCCTGACTGATCCGGTCGATGACGATCGCGAGAATCACGATCGCAATACCCGCCTGCATGCCCTTGCCGATATCGAGCGTCTGGATACCGGCGAGCACGTCTTCGCCGAGTCCGCGCGAGCCGATCATCGACGCGATCACGACCATCGACAGCGCCATCATCGTCGTCTGGTTGATACCTGCCATGATGCTGGGCCGCGCGAGCGGCAACTGCACGTTGACGAGCAACTGCCAGCGCGTCGTCCCGAACGCGCGCGCCGCTTCGACGACATCGGCGTCGACGTGACGGATGCCGAGATCGGTCAGGCGGATCAGCGGCGGCAGCGCGTAGATGATCGTCGCGAGAATCGCGGGCACCTTGCCGAGGCCGAACAGCATCAGCACGGGGATCAGATACACGAAGCTCGGCAGCGTCTGCATGATGTCGAGCACGGGCAGCAGCACGCGGCGCATCCACGGACTGCGCGACGCCCAGATGCCGAGCGGCACGCCGAGCACGACGGACAGCACGGTCGCGACGAGCATCAGCGCGAGCGTCTGCATCAGCTTGTCCCACAGCCCGAAGCAGCCGATCACATACAGCAGCAGCACGAAGAACCCGGCGATGCCGATGCGCCGCGTCGCGTTCAGCGTGAGCAGCCCGACGGCGATCAGGATTGCCCACGGCGGCGTCGCGCGCAACGCGCCTTCGAGCGGCACCAGCACGTAGCGCAGCAGCGCCGTGCTCAAGTCGTGGAAGCTGTCGCCGTACGCGGCGACGAACGATTGCACATGGTCGTTCACCCAATCGGCAATCGACAGATGCAGGAAGATCGAATTCATGTTGAAACCCTCCGATGCGTCATGACGCGTCGCTGCTCATCAGCCTGCGAGCGCAGCCTGAACCTTCTGTGCGACGTCAGCGGGCACCCATGCCTTCCACATTTCCGGATGCTGTTGCAGGAACTGCTTCGCCATCGTCTGGCCGTCGATCTTCTTGCTCGTCATGTCGAGGATGGTCTTGTTGAGGAAGTCCATCGGAAAGCTGACCTTCGAGTACGTGTCCATCAGTTGCGGCTCGGCCTGATAGAACGGCGTCGACACACCGACCTTCAGATGCGACACGAGATACGACGACGCGCACTGCGACGCGCTGTTATCCGCGCGCAGCGTGTCCCAGCACTTCTGGTTGAACGCAGGCATCTTCAGCTGGACGAACTTGTACTTCGCCATCAGCGCTGCCGGTTCCCAGTAGTAGAAGAGGATCGGCTTGCCGCGCGCGTACGCCGATTCGATCGCGGCATCGAGCGCCGCGCCTGTGCCGGGGCGGAAGTCGGTATAGGAGTCGTCGAGATTGAGCGTCTTCAGCAGGCGCCGGTTCACGCGCTCGCAGTCCCAGCCCGACGGGCAGTTCAGGAAGCGGCCTTTGCCCGGTTCTTCGTCGTCTTCGAAAACGCCTTTGTACTTCGGCAGATCGTTCACGGAAACCAGGTTCGGCGCGACGGGTTTGATGTTGCGCTTCGCGTCGCCCTTGACGACGTACTCGGGCACGAACCAGCCTTCGTTGGTGCCGCCAGGCAGCGTGTCGCCGAGCAGCTTCACGTGGCCGTCCGCGACCGCCTTCGCGATGATTTCCGAGCGGCCCGTCCACTGTTCGGACCAGACCTGCAGATCGTCACGCGACAGCGCCGTTTCCGTCGCGGCCGTGTTGCCGGGCACCGTGTCCGTCTTGCAGCCGTAGCCTTTCTCGGTGATGAAGCGCAAGACTTCCGACGTGAACGCGCCGCTTTCCCACGTGACGCCCGCGAACCTCACGGGCTTGCCCGCCGAGCACCAGCTGCCGGCGTGGGCAGCGGCGGGCCATAAGGCGCTCGCTGCGAGCGCGACCGTGGCGGCGCGCATCAGGGATCTGATCTGCATGGTTTGTCTCCGATTGTGATTGGATGCTTCGCGCCGTCGTCGGGCGCTTTACAGGTCTTGCTTTAGCCGTACGTGCTGCTGGAACTGAGCGTCGCGGCGAGGATGTCTTCGTCGATGGAAAGGCCGAGGCCCGGTGCGTCCGACAACGTGATCCAGCCTTCGCTGTCGATATCGATCGGGTTCTTCAGCATGAAGTCGCGGCGCTCGATCGACCATTCGGGCGGGTCGTACGGAAATTCGATGAACGGCGCGCTCGCGGCGCCCGCCGTCAGATGCAGATTCGCGGCGACGCCGATGCCGTTGCCCCACGTGTGCGGCGTGAAGACCTTGCCGCGCGCCTCGACGGCTTGCGCGAGCTTGCGCAGACCTTCCATGCCGAGCGAGCACGCGACGTCCGGCTGATACACGTCGAGGCATTCGTGCGCGAGCAACTGGTCGAACTCGTAGCGCTCGCGAGTCATCTCGCCGCCCGCGATGCGCAGTTCCGGCGCGACCGCCTGGCGCAGCCGCGCCATGCCGTCG
This genomic interval from Paraburkholderia sabiae contains the following:
- a CDS encoding ABC transporter permease, with translation MNSIFLHLSIADWVNDHVQSFVAAYGDSFHDLSTALLRYVLVPLEGALRATPPWAILIAVGLLTLNATRRIGIAGFFVLLLYVIGCFGLWDKLMQTLALMLVATVLSVVLGVPLGIWASRSPWMRRVLLPVLDIMQTLPSFVYLIPVLMLFGLGKVPAILATIIYALPPLIRLTDLGIRHVDADVVEAARAFGTTRWQLLVNVQLPLARPSIMAGINQTTMMALSMVVIASMIGSRGLGEDVLAGIQTLDIGKGMQAGIAIVILAIVIDRISQGYGQDRRTRRLVAQRRKAKAASRIPYRNAGAARDEEPAVAGNENATQSGLETRAAD
- a CDS encoding ABC transporter substrate-binding protein; its protein translation is MQIRSLMRAATVALAASALWPAAAHAGSWCSAGKPVRFAGVTWESGAFTSEVLRFITEKGYGCKTDTVPGNTAATETALSRDDLQVWSEQWTGRSEIIAKAVADGHVKLLGDTLPGGTNEGWFVPEYVVKGDAKRNIKPVAPNLVSVNDLPKYKGVFEDDEEPGKGRFLNCPSGWDCERVNRRLLKTLNLDDSYTDFRPGTGAALDAAIESAYARGKPILFYYWEPAALMAKYKFVQLKMPAFNQKCWDTLRADNSASQCASSYLVSHLKVGVSTPFYQAEPQLMDTYSKVSFPMDFLNKTILDMTSKKIDGQTMAKQFLQQHPEMWKAWVPADVAQKVQAALAG